One Bacteroidales bacterium DNA window includes the following coding sequences:
- a CDS encoding VOC family protein, which yields MATVNIYLTFNGNCEKAFNFYQSVFGGEFNYVARYNEMPPQEGMPPMSEDDKNRLMHIGLPISKETILMGADNIQNYESHTTFGNNFSIMATGNSKEDADRIFNALAADGRITMAIADQFWGDYMGMLVDKFGISWLVTYELPKG from the coding sequence ATGGCTACAGTAAATATTTATCTTACCTTCAATGGTAATTGCGAAAAAGCATTCAATTTCTATCAATCTGTTTTCGGCGGAGAGTTCAACTATGTTGCCCGGTACAACGAGATGCCCCCGCAGGAAGGGATGCCCCCTATGTCGGAAGATGACAAGAACAGGCTCATGCACATCGGGCTGCCGATCAGCAAAGAGACGATACTGATGGGTGCTGATAATATCCAAAACTACGAAAGCCATACCACTTTCGGAAACAACTTCTCGATTATGGCAACGGGCAACAGCAAAGAGGATGCGGACAGGATATTCAATGCCCTGGCAGCCGACGGCCGGATTACGATGGCTATAGCGGATCAATTCTGGGGTGATTATATGGGAATGCTTGTCGATAAATTCGGTATCAGCTGGCTGGTAACCTATGAATTACCTAAAGGGTAA
- a CDS encoding DUF1905 domain-containing protein, translating into MPDKKFEFDAVIRKVPDIDGAYVEIPFDVKEVFGKGRVPVHATFDGVPYTGSIVKMGTPCHIIGIRKDIRAQIGKQPGDTVRVTIEER; encoded by the coding sequence ATGCCGGATAAGAAGTTTGAGTTTGATGCGGTCATTCGTAAAGTTCCCGATATTGACGGTGCTTATGTGGAAATCCCGTTCGACGTGAAGGAAGTATTCGGAAAAGGACGGGTTCCTGTGCATGCTACTTTCGATGGAGTGCCATACACTGGAAGCATAGTAAAAATGGGTACTCCCTGCCATATTATAGGGATCCGAAAGGATATCCGGGCGCAGATAGGTAAACAACCGGGTGATACAGTAAGAGTAACAATAGAAGAAAGATGA
- a CDS encoding Clostripain family protein: protein QRMDGYYPVIFFDLGDYVAKLCTDTDLLHRFKNQLERTVPPGLSMHTGSYYSMTMGAIEIKAFSGITISDPSINVKAVEKNETAWYKATH, encoded by the coding sequence TCAACGGATGGACGGTTACTACCCGGTAATCTTCTTTGATCTTGGTGACTATGTGGCAAAACTTTGTACTGATACGGATCTATTGCATCGATTTAAGAACCAACTGGAACGGACAGTTCCGCCCGGTTTGAGTATGCATACCGGCAGTTATTACTCCATGACCATGGGTGCGATAGAGATAAAGGCATTTTCGGGGATAACTATATCTGATCCGAGTATCAATGTTAAAGCAGTGGAAAAAAACGAGACAGCATGGTATAAGGCGACACATTGA